Proteins from a genomic interval of bacterium:
- a CDS encoding CoA transferase: MATDRLTAGGLEERSRPRPLQDVRVLDVSRVVAGPFAGRLLADLGADVVKIEPPAGDATRAYGQVKAGLSGSFSQQNVGKRNICVDLKAPGGVDLVLRLAASADLMLENFRPGVLDRLGLGWKTLSAVNPKLILLSLTGFGQTGPDAGRRAYAPVIHAETGLVARQAAFDARPPSDPMPSIADTNASLHGVVAALAALHLRHATGRGQHIDVSMAEAMLATDDYSHHALDEFGILRVGGDVWQAPGGALLTAGLFSNVWGMLRDAQVVDEPGGADADSPEATRRRMAAVQTWMASFADRASLIEALESAGVAWADVCEPMEVFNSRWARARRAWAEVDDRNGGVRRIVQTPYRFSDADSGVRGRVSHRGEDNAHVLRDWLGLDSREVQQLIAGGVLQTDGRGAAAGDSD; the protein is encoded by the coding sequence ATGGCAACCGATAGATTGACCGCCGGAGGTCTTGAGGAGAGGAGCCGGCCGCGCCCGCTCCAGGATGTTCGCGTGCTGGACGTCAGTCGCGTGGTCGCCGGGCCGTTTGCCGGCCGGCTGCTCGCTGACCTGGGCGCGGACGTGGTCAAGATCGAGCCGCCCGCGGGAGACGCGACTCGAGCCTACGGCCAAGTCAAAGCCGGGCTCTCGGGAAGCTTCTCGCAGCAGAACGTCGGCAAGCGCAACATCTGCGTCGACCTGAAGGCGCCGGGCGGCGTCGATCTGGTGTTGCGGCTGGCCGCCAGCGCCGATCTGATGCTGGAGAACTTCCGGCCCGGCGTGCTGGATCGGCTCGGCCTCGGCTGGAAGACGCTGTCGGCCGTGAATCCCAAGTTGATCCTGCTTTCGCTCACCGGTTTCGGCCAGACGGGTCCCGACGCCGGACGGCGCGCTTACGCGCCGGTGATCCATGCCGAGACCGGCCTGGTGGCGCGCCAGGCCGCCTTCGACGCCAGGCCGCCGAGCGACCCGATGCCCTCGATCGCCGACACCAATGCGTCGCTGCACGGCGTCGTCGCCGCCCTGGCGGCCCTCCATCTGCGCCACGCCACCGGCCGCGGCCAGCACATCGACGTCTCCATGGCCGAGGCCATGCTCGCCACGGATGACTACTCCCATCACGCACTCGACGAGTTCGGCATCCTGCGTGTGGGCGGCGACGTCTGGCAGGCGCCGGGAGGTGCTCTGCTCACCGCCGGGCTCTTCTCGAACGTGTGGGGGATGCTGCGTGACGCCCAGGTCGTTGACGAGCCCGGTGGGGCCGATGCCGATTCTCCTGAAGCGACGAGGCGGCGGATGGCGGCGGTGCAGACCTGGATGGCCTCGTTCGCGGATCGGGCGAGCCTGATCGAGGCCCTCGAGTCGGCGGGAGTCGCCTGGGCGGACGTCTGCGAGCCGATGGAGGTCTTCAACTCCAGGTGGGCTCGAGCGCGGCGAGCCTGGGCGGAGGTCGACGATCGCAACGGCGGGGTGCGGCGCATCGTCCAGACGCCCTATCGATTCTCGGACGCCGACAGCGGCGTGCGCGGTCGTGTCTCCCATCGCGGTGAGGACAATGCCCACGTCCTGCGGGACTGGCTGGGCCTGGACTCGCGCGAGGTCCAGCAGCTGATCGCCGGCGGCGTCCTCCAGACGGACGGACGTGGCGCTGCGGCCGGTGATTCCGATTGA
- a CDS encoding alpha/beta hydrolase yields MPLDPEVQAFLQRAATAGARPPEELPLEEARRGPDSTAAALFGPMDELAAIEDATIPGPGGPIPVRLYRPSMRRDLPILIYFHSGGWVVGSLETHEGLCRALAKKGDCLVVSVAYRLAPEHKFPAAVEDAWAAVQWLARHADDVGGDPARLAVGGDSSGGNLAAVVALRARDHGLELALQLLVYPVVDCNFETLSYRENAEGYNLNRSTMRWYWRQYLASESDAANPDASPLRAVDVSGVAPALVIVCEYDPLRDEGLAYARRLESAGVPVSTRCYEGQIHGFLRMPAVIGRAREAIGESAGALRAAFSKVIGGADSTGGKTV; encoded by the coding sequence ATGCCACTAGATCCCGAGGTCCAAGCTTTCCTGCAGCGCGCGGCGACGGCCGGGGCGCGGCCGCCCGAAGAGCTTCCGCTGGAGGAGGCACGCCGGGGCCCCGACTCCACGGCCGCGGCCCTGTTCGGGCCAATGGACGAGCTGGCGGCGATCGAGGACGCCACGATTCCGGGCCCGGGTGGTCCGATCCCCGTCCGGCTCTACCGGCCCTCGATGCGCCGAGACCTGCCCATCCTCATTTACTTCCACAGCGGGGGTTGGGTCGTCGGCAGCCTGGAAACGCATGAAGGCCTGTGCCGCGCGCTCGCGAAAAAGGGCGACTGCCTGGTGGTTTCGGTCGCCTACCGGCTGGCCCCCGAGCACAAGTTTCCGGCCGCGGTCGAGGATGCCTGGGCGGCGGTGCAGTGGCTGGCACGCCACGCCGACGATGTCGGAGGCGACCCGGCCCGGCTCGCCGTCGGCGGCGACAGCTCGGGCGGCAACCTGGCCGCCGTGGTCGCTCTGCGGGCTCGTGACCACGGCCTCGAACTGGCGCTGCAGCTCCTCGTCTATCCGGTTGTCGACTGCAACTTCGAGACCCTTTCATACCGTGAGAACGCGGAGGGCTACAACCTCAATCGCTCGACCATGCGCTGGTACTGGCGCCAGTACCTGGCGTCCGAGTCGGATGCCGCGAACCCGGACGCCTCGCCTCTGCGGGCGGTCGATGTGTCAGGCGTCGCGCCGGCTCTGGTCATCGTCTGCGAGTACGACCCTCTGCGCGACGAAGGCCTGGCGTATGCCCGCCGTCTGGAGTCGGCCGGCGTGCCTGTCAGCACCAGGTGTTACGAAGGCCAGATCCACGGTTTTTTGAGAATGCCGGCGGTGATCGGGCGAGCGCGTGAAGCGATCGGTGAGTCGGCGGGCGCCCTGAGGGCCGCATTTTCGAAAGTCATTGGTGGTGCTGATTCGACAGGAGGCAAGACCGTATGA